The proteins below come from a single Arthrobacter crystallopoietes genomic window:
- a CDS encoding AfsR/SARP family transcriptional regulator yields MNRLIGPSVGISIRLIGPLRVERDGQVLTAAKLGSPKARQILEILALQLGRPVPREQIINILWHGNPPSTASATVESYVSVIRRNIQPGQAKNGPLRTDKGSYILDPKLVQVDLDLFERAIGTADGTKPAEAYPKLVSALELASAPLLSDELTFEWAESARVRHAAQVADCSARAAEMAVKLGKTDEAVRWARQAVAAEPLNERAWTALVDGLEQGTRYIEALQAYDNCRLLFRRELDCNPGPLLQAAHARLLRCTSDEDAELEEVLSALICLNERVKNRTGKACTLKQADGRDTTVYETAGSVIDSFLRRALASA; encoded by the coding sequence ATGAACAGACTTATTGGTCCATCCGTGGGTATTTCCATCAGACTCATCGGTCCTTTGCGCGTGGAGCGGGACGGGCAGGTATTGACGGCGGCGAAGCTCGGCAGCCCAAAGGCCCGTCAGATCCTGGAAATTTTGGCGCTGCAGTTGGGCCGGCCGGTTCCCCGGGAACAAATAATCAACATTCTCTGGCATGGCAACCCGCCGTCGACGGCCAGCGCCACGGTGGAAAGCTATGTCAGCGTCATCCGCAGGAACATCCAGCCAGGGCAGGCGAAAAACGGCCCGCTGCGCACGGATAAGGGCAGCTACATTTTGGACCCGAAGCTGGTTCAGGTGGATCTTGACCTGTTCGAACGGGCCATCGGTACGGCGGACGGCACCAAACCAGCGGAGGCTTATCCCAAGCTCGTCAGCGCGTTGGAGCTGGCGTCCGCGCCCTTGCTGAGCGATGAACTGACTTTCGAATGGGCGGAGTCAGCCCGTGTCAGGCATGCGGCGCAAGTTGCGGATTGCAGTGCCCGGGCAGCCGAGATGGCAGTGAAACTCGGAAAAACGGACGAAGCCGTCCGCTGGGCGCGGCAGGCTGTTGCGGCAGAGCCGCTGAATGAACGCGCATGGACCGCTTTGGTGGACGGACTGGAACAAGGCACGCGCTACATTGAAGCGCTGCAGGCCTACGACAACTGCCGGTTACTGTTCCGGCGTGAGCTGGACTGCAATCCAGGACCGCTGCTGCAGGCCGCACATGCCCGACTGCTTCGCTGCACGTCCGACGAGGACGCGGAGCTGGAGGAAGTGCTGTCCGCGCTGATTTGCTTGAACGAGCGAGTCAAGAACCGGACCGGCAAAGCGTGCACATTGAAACAAGCCGATGGCCGTGACACTACTGTCTACGAGACCGCCGGCAGCGTGATCGACTCGTTCCTGCGCAGGGCACTCGCCTCTGCCTGA
- a CDS encoding LexA family protein: MAAAMFGMETPSPSGPGPETNDGGGPGDARGFPSPAQDYFHGGIDLNRHLIRDRTCTFIMRVSGNSMAASGISDGDELIVDRSLPPRDGSVVVAVVNGELIVRRLHLSGGHVSLQTDDGGVPTEVPELADLSIWGVATRCLHHV; the protein is encoded by the coding sequence ATGGCGGCTGCAATGTTCGGTATGGAAACGCCTTCACCATCCGGTCCAGGTCCGGAGACTAACGACGGCGGCGGGCCGGGGGATGCGCGCGGGTTTCCTTCTCCTGCGCAGGACTATTTCCACGGCGGCATCGACCTGAACCGGCATCTGATCCGCGACCGTACCTGCACCTTCATCATGCGCGTGAGCGGCAATTCCATGGCGGCGTCGGGAATCAGCGACGGTGATGAGCTCATTGTGGACCGGTCCCTTCCCCCGCGGGACGGTTCAGTGGTGGTGGCTGTAGTGAACGGCGAACTGATCGTCCGGCGCCTGCATCTCTCCGGCGGCCACGTCAGCCTGCAGACGGACGACGGCGGAGTCCCCACCGAAGTGCCCGAGCTTGCCGACTTGAGCATCTGGGGCGTCGCCACCCGGTGCCTGCACCATGTCTAG
- a CDS encoding glycoside hydrolase family 3 protein, translating into MTTANSRVRRRRGMVGLAAALPLTFILGAGAVAAAPQSTDEGNHGKPAALEARAKEIITVKGRQFKDLNGNGKLDVYEDWRKPVEARVADLVGQMTLEEKAGLMLIDTVNASCDPATGEFGTVPDTARDYIGTQQMHRFIFRNVVDSGERDACQTSGGGFATNVRVTPGEAAAFMNDIQELSEATRLGIPVLYKSNARNHIDPQARAGINEASGAFSAFPKEAGIAAAALGEQAKATGEATDGDMSAVEEFADVMGEEWSSIGLRGMYGYMADLSTEPRWYRTHETFTENADLGANIMGQLVESLQGEVGKDGNSLSAETDVALTMKHFPGGGPQELGLDPHYAFGKAQVYPGDAFGYHLKPFEAAIEAGVSSIMPYYGVPVDVTYEGVDYDEVGMAFSDQIVNGLLRDQMGFDGYVNSDTGIINDRAWGLEDATVPERVAAAINGGTDTLSGFHEVQTIIDLVDSGLVTEDRVDLAAERLLAPMFEMGLFEDPYVDPEVATATVGSDENRGVALDLQRKSTVLLQNQEIDGDSVLPLDGGETVYVLGNVDAAEVAASGYEVIDGNDPAEQRTAAEADVALISMTARNVNTGAYVSNDPATGLNPENINPSVIEGFEGLDGKSPFGAADACVVNGGGACTDNGLRFGGSFPWESNTLDFTGMKDAESWEVTPSLDAVQQVMTEVGAENTVLDIYFRQPFVLDEASGLRDAGAILANFGNTTATLMDVVSGEFNPQGRMPFALAGTREAILQQNSDTPGYDETDDGALFPYGFGLSYKE; encoded by the coding sequence TTGACCACAGCCAATTCGCGCGTGAGACGACGGCGCGGCATGGTGGGCCTCGCCGCCGCGCTGCCGCTAACCTTCATCCTGGGCGCCGGCGCCGTAGCCGCTGCACCCCAGTCCACTGATGAGGGCAATCACGGAAAGCCCGCGGCGCTGGAGGCCCGTGCCAAGGAAATCATCACGGTCAAAGGGCGGCAGTTCAAGGACCTGAATGGCAACGGCAAGCTCGACGTCTACGAGGACTGGCGAAAGCCGGTCGAGGCTCGAGTTGCAGATCTCGTCGGGCAGATGACGCTCGAGGAGAAGGCCGGGCTCATGCTCATCGACACCGTGAACGCCTCGTGCGACCCGGCGACGGGCGAGTTCGGCACGGTGCCCGACACCGCCCGCGACTACATCGGCACCCAGCAGATGCACCGGTTCATCTTCCGCAACGTCGTCGACAGCGGTGAGCGGGATGCATGCCAGACCAGCGGCGGCGGCTTCGCGACCAACGTGCGCGTCACTCCAGGCGAGGCTGCGGCGTTCATGAACGACATCCAGGAGCTAAGCGAGGCCACCCGCCTCGGCATCCCGGTGCTGTACAAGTCGAACGCCCGCAACCACATTGATCCCCAAGCCAGGGCCGGCATCAACGAGGCCTCCGGTGCATTCTCCGCGTTCCCGAAGGAAGCCGGCATCGCAGCCGCCGCCCTCGGCGAGCAGGCAAAAGCCACCGGCGAGGCAACCGACGGCGACATGTCCGCCGTCGAGGAGTTCGCCGACGTGATGGGTGAGGAATGGTCCTCCATCGGTCTGCGCGGCATGTATGGCTACATGGCCGACCTGTCGACCGAGCCGCGCTGGTACCGCACGCACGAGACGTTCACCGAGAACGCCGATCTGGGCGCGAACATCATGGGCCAGCTCGTGGAGTCGCTCCAGGGTGAGGTCGGCAAAGACGGCAACTCCCTGAGCGCAGAGACCGACGTCGCGCTCACGATGAAACACTTCCCGGGCGGCGGCCCGCAGGAGCTCGGCCTCGACCCGCACTACGCCTTCGGCAAGGCGCAGGTCTACCCCGGGGATGCCTTCGGTTACCACCTCAAGCCCTTCGAGGCCGCCATCGAGGCCGGAGTCTCGTCGATCATGCCGTACTACGGCGTGCCTGTCGACGTCACTTACGAGGGCGTGGATTACGACGAGGTCGGCATGGCCTTCTCCGACCAGATCGTTAACGGGCTGCTGCGCGACCAGATGGGCTTCGACGGCTATGTCAACTCCGATACCGGCATCATCAACGACCGTGCCTGGGGACTCGAGGACGCTACGGTTCCTGAACGCGTCGCCGCGGCAATCAACGGCGGCACCGACACGCTCTCCGGGTTCCACGAGGTGCAGACGATCATTGACCTCGTTGACTCGGGCCTCGTGACCGAGGACCGGGTGGACCTCGCCGCCGAGCGGCTGCTTGCCCCGATGTTCGAGATGGGCCTGTTCGAGGACCCGTACGTCGACCCCGAGGTCGCGACGGCCACGGTCGGCAGTGACGAGAACCGCGGGGTCGCCCTCGACCTGCAGCGCAAGTCCACCGTGCTGCTGCAGAACCAGGAGATCGACGGCGACTCCGTGCTCCCGCTCGACGGCGGCGAAACTGTGTATGTGCTCGGCAACGTCGACGCAGCAGAGGTTGCGGCCTCCGGCTATGAAGTCATTGACGGCAACGACCCGGCCGAGCAGCGGACTGCCGCGGAAGCCGACGTCGCGCTCATCTCGATGACTGCGAGGAACGTGAACACCGGCGCTTACGTCAGCAATGACCCGGCCACGGGGCTCAACCCCGAGAACATCAACCCGAGCGTTATCGAGGGCTTCGAGGGCCTCGACGGGAAGAGCCCGTTCGGCGCGGCGGACGCGTGTGTGGTCAACGGTGGTGGCGCGTGCACCGACAACGGGCTGCGCTTCGGCGGCTCCTTTCCGTGGGAGTCGAACACGCTCGACTTCACCGGCATGAAGGACGCCGAGTCTTGGGAAGTTACCCCGTCGCTCGACGCAGTGCAGCAGGTGATGACCGAGGTCGGTGCCGAGAACACCGTGCTCGATATTTACTTCCGCCAGCCGTTCGTGCTCGACGAGGCCAGCGGTCTGCGCGACGCCGGTGCAATCCTCGCCAACTTCGGCAACACCACCGCGACGCTGATGGACGTCGTCTCGGGCGAGTTCAACCCGCAGGGCCGCATGCCCTTCGCGCTGGCCGGAACCCGTGAGGCGATCCTCCAGCAGAACAGCGACACTCCGGGCTACGACGAAACCGATGACGGGGCGCTCTTCCCCTACGGTTTCGGCCTCAGCTACAAGGAGTAA
- a CDS encoding Y-family DNA polymerase: MSSERSLYGGRIALVDVNNFYVSCERVFDPALERRPVVVLSNNDGCVVARSEEAKQLGIATGTPWFKVSPEAERWGLVARSSNYELYGDLSARVMEVLGRFGSWQEVYSIDECFLGLPGDERQLLGTAARIRAAVMRHVGVPVCVGVAGTKTLAKFVNHIAKRNPHMQGVCSLDSMPAGEVARIQARVPVTGLWGVGGRTAKRLNAMGIETVADLKAADPQLIRKRFSVVLQRTVLELNGTACIPHSEERADKQQIMFSRSFSTPVTSAEEMDQVMAVYAQRGAARMAAEGLSASVLTVTAGTSRFGDGDKSFPSASARLPVPTQDPIQLTRAAVATMRTCISPGTSYVRAGVLFTGLEPADGQQTLDPFVSDLDQRHIGDLLGSVRAKFGEAAIGLGQGGLAVPAAWSMKRDFSSPRYTTEWCDLPVVRA; the protein is encoded by the coding sequence ATGTCTAGCGAACGATCCCTCTACGGCGGACGCATCGCGCTGGTGGACGTCAACAATTTCTATGTCTCCTGCGAGCGGGTCTTCGATCCCGCGCTCGAGCGGCGTCCCGTCGTCGTACTTTCCAATAACGATGGCTGCGTCGTGGCGCGCTCTGAGGAGGCGAAGCAGCTGGGCATCGCCACCGGAACGCCGTGGTTCAAGGTCTCGCCGGAGGCCGAGCGGTGGGGGCTGGTGGCCCGATCCAGCAATTACGAGCTTTATGGCGATTTGAGCGCGCGGGTGATGGAGGTCTTAGGCCGGTTCGGGAGCTGGCAGGAGGTCTACTCAATCGACGAGTGTTTCCTGGGATTGCCCGGGGATGAGCGGCAACTGCTCGGGACGGCCGCACGGATCCGGGCGGCAGTCATGCGGCACGTGGGCGTGCCGGTGTGTGTAGGAGTGGCCGGCACCAAAACGCTCGCCAAGTTCGTGAACCACATCGCCAAACGCAACCCGCACATGCAAGGTGTCTGCTCGCTGGATTCCATGCCAGCCGGGGAAGTCGCCCGGATCCAGGCGCGCGTGCCCGTCACGGGACTGTGGGGCGTGGGCGGCCGGACCGCGAAGCGGCTGAATGCCATGGGAATCGAGACCGTTGCGGACTTGAAGGCGGCGGATCCGCAGCTGATCCGCAAGCGGTTCTCTGTGGTGCTCCAGCGCACGGTGCTGGAACTCAACGGAACTGCCTGCATCCCGCATTCCGAGGAACGCGCCGACAAACAGCAGATCATGTTCTCGCGTAGTTTCTCGACGCCGGTAACCAGCGCAGAGGAGATGGACCAGGTGATGGCGGTCTACGCTCAGCGCGGCGCCGCCCGGATGGCGGCCGAGGGTCTGAGCGCCTCGGTGCTGACGGTGACCGCGGGAACCAGCAGGTTCGGCGACGGGGACAAGTCCTTTCCCTCTGCGTCCGCACGGCTGCCAGTGCCTACGCAGGATCCCATTCAACTGACCCGCGCGGCGGTGGCCACGATGCGGACCTGCATCTCTCCCGGGACGTCCTATGTGCGGGCGGGCGTTTTGTTTACCGGACTCGAGCCGGCCGACGGGCAGCAGACCCTGGACCCTTTTGTCAGCGATCTGGACCAGCGGCACATCGGCGATCTGCTGGGCAGCGTCCGGGCCAAGTTTGGCGAAGCTGCCATCGGCCTCGGCCAGGGCGGGCTGGCCGTTCCGGCCGCATGGTCCATGAAGCGGGACTTCTCCTCCCCGCGCTACACCACCGAGTGGTGCGACCTGCCGGTGGTACGTGCCTGA
- a CDS encoding tripartite tricarboxylate transporter permease, with protein MLDSAMAALASLADPALLLMLLVGVVAGLVMGLIPGLGGTGAVAILLPITFGMEPAPALALLIGALAVVHTSDTVSAVLLGAPGSASASVTMLDGYSMARKGQAKRALSLAFLSSMAGGIIGAVGLTLAIPLARPLVLSFASPELFMLTVLGVALAAVLSRGNVVKGLVAGLMGLLLGMVGTSPTTAEERFTFGSLFLGDGLSLVAVALGIFGLAEIASRASQRRGENAPVKVTGGWGSGIREWLTHWSQVIRGSLIGIWAGVLPGVGATAGTWLAYGQAVATAKDKRQFGKGDPRGIVGPESANNSVEAGDLIPTLLFGIPGGVPSAMLLGMLLTYGIQPGPSIITDHLDLMYLIVWSFAIASVLGALFCFLTVRPLASLTKVPFAVLASGLVAIMLLGSFQEGGQLGDLWVMVLLGVAGWVLKSTGFPRAPFLIGFVLAIPLERYYFLTDSLYNGFEWMLRPGTMVFLAILVLPILWNIFKWIRARRRLDRDDDPQQENAVDAESPLKNSTWSLATALVVIVIFAGSLVISSGFSPEARLVPQLVGWGGLIMGLALLGQEILIRRRAGQLQAAMPEQAAVEAAVPSSISTGSVGAVATAAPSAVSATSNAPANGQTSPGYGPGWTKEAGFAFKTFGWMAGFLILIGILGYLIAVMIFVPAFLLIVARAKTKTTIIYTAVLYVVLLALPTLLPIDLPQGWLSQLVG; from the coding sequence ATGCTTGATTCAGCTATGGCCGCATTGGCCTCATTGGCGGACCCGGCGCTGCTGTTAATGCTGCTCGTCGGCGTTGTGGCAGGCCTGGTCATGGGCCTCATCCCGGGCCTCGGCGGCACCGGAGCGGTGGCAATCCTGCTGCCCATCACCTTTGGCATGGAACCCGCACCGGCACTGGCCCTGCTCATCGGAGCACTCGCCGTCGTCCATACCTCCGACACCGTCTCGGCGGTACTGCTGGGCGCACCGGGATCGGCTTCTGCCTCGGTGACGATGCTCGACGGCTACTCAATGGCGCGCAAGGGCCAGGCTAAACGTGCGCTCAGCTTGGCCTTCCTCTCCTCCATGGCCGGCGGCATTATTGGTGCCGTTGGTCTGACGCTGGCGATCCCGCTGGCCCGGCCGCTGGTGCTCTCCTTTGCCAGCCCGGAACTCTTCATGCTGACCGTCCTCGGTGTCGCGCTGGCCGCGGTTCTCTCACGCGGCAACGTGGTGAAGGGCTTGGTCGCCGGCCTCATGGGCCTCCTGCTCGGCATGGTGGGCACTTCGCCCACGACAGCCGAAGAGCGCTTCACCTTCGGCAGCCTGTTCCTCGGCGACGGGCTCTCCCTGGTCGCCGTCGCCCTGGGCATCTTCGGCCTCGCCGAGATCGCGTCGCGCGCCAGCCAGCGCCGCGGCGAAAACGCTCCGGTCAAGGTCACGGGCGGCTGGGGTTCGGGTATCCGCGAGTGGCTCACCCACTGGTCGCAGGTCATCCGCGGCTCGCTGATCGGCATCTGGGCGGGTGTGCTCCCCGGCGTCGGCGCGACCGCGGGCACCTGGCTGGCCTATGGCCAGGCCGTGGCTACGGCGAAAGACAAGCGCCAGTTCGGCAAGGGCGACCCGCGCGGCATTGTCGGGCCGGAAAGCGCCAACAACTCGGTCGAGGCCGGGGACCTGATCCCCACGCTGCTGTTCGGCATCCCCGGCGGCGTCCCATCGGCGATGCTCCTGGGCATGCTGCTGACCTACGGGATCCAGCCAGGACCGTCCATCATCACGGACCACCTTGATCTGATGTACCTGATCGTCTGGTCCTTCGCCATTGCCTCCGTGCTCGGCGCGCTGTTCTGCTTCCTGACCGTGCGCCCGCTGGCCTCGCTCACCAAGGTTCCGTTCGCCGTTCTGGCATCCGGCCTCGTTGCGATCATGCTGCTGGGCTCCTTCCAGGAGGGCGGCCAGCTCGGCGATCTCTGGGTCATGGTGCTGCTGGGCGTGGCCGGCTGGGTCCTGAAGTCCACCGGCTTCCCGCGGGCTCCGTTCCTGATCGGCTTTGTCCTGGCCATTCCGCTGGAACGCTACTACTTCCTGACCGACAGCCTGTACAACGGGTTCGAGTGGATGCTGCGTCCGGGCACCATGGTGTTCCTGGCGATCTTGGTTCTGCCGATCCTGTGGAACATCTTCAAGTGGATCCGTGCGCGCCGCCGGCTGGACCGCGACGACGACCCGCAGCAGGAGAATGCTGTCGACGCCGAAAGCCCGCTAAAGAACTCCACCTGGTCGCTGGCCACCGCACTGGTAGTCATCGTGATCTTCGCTGGCTCGCTGGTCATCTCCTCCGGGTTCTCCCCGGAAGCACGACTGGTCCCGCAGCTGGTGGGCTGGGGCGGTCTCATCATGGGCCTTGCCCTGCTCGGCCAGGAAATCCTTATCCGGCGCCGGGCAGGGCAGCTCCAAGCCGCCATGCCGGAGCAGGCTGCGGTGGAAGCGGCGGTGCCGTCGTCCATCTCCACCGGGTCCGTCGGCGCTGTGGCCACTGCCGCGCCTTCGGCGGTGTCCGCGACCAGCAACGCCCCTGCGAACGGACAGACGTCCCCGGGGTATGGGCCGGGCTGGACCAAAGAGGCAGGATTCGCCTTCAAGACCTTCGGCTGGATGGCAGGGTTCCTGATTTTGATCGGCATCCTTGGCTACCTCATCGCCGTCATGATCTTCGTTCCGGCCTTTCTGCTCATCGTCGCCCGGGCCAAAACCAAGACGACGATCATCTACACGGCGGTTCTCTACGTAGTACTGCTGGCCCTGCCGACACTTCTGCCCATCGATCTACCGCAGGGCTGGCTCAGCCAGCTTGTCGGCTGA
- a CDS encoding response regulator transcription factor has translation MNEPADKRPCIVIISGQLLFAELLSGALASHNLISGGFAGSTAEGVELCRGLEPDAVVLDYRLPDGEGLEAAEQILSDSPATRIILLTAHPSHDLLGRAADLGICGLLPLHGTVDSLFDAIEHARPGAMVIHPSFLVPVTPPTGAPGLPTLSRRERQVLALLAEGCDVKTSAKRLNVTISTCRGYVKSVLSKLDAHTQLEAVAVARRMQLLEPAQPV, from the coding sequence ATGAATGAACCAGCGGACAAGCGTCCATGCATTGTGATAATCAGCGGCCAGTTGCTGTTCGCTGAACTGCTGTCCGGGGCGCTTGCATCCCACAACCTCATCTCCGGAGGCTTTGCCGGCAGTACGGCGGAGGGCGTCGAGTTGTGCCGCGGCCTGGAACCGGACGCGGTGGTCCTTGACTACCGGCTTCCTGACGGCGAGGGCCTGGAGGCGGCCGAGCAGATCCTATCCGATTCACCGGCAACGCGGATCATCCTGCTGACCGCGCACCCGTCCCACGACCTGCTTGGTCGTGCGGCCGACCTGGGCATCTGCGGACTGCTGCCGCTGCACGGCACAGTCGATTCGCTGTTCGATGCGATCGAGCACGCTCGGCCCGGCGCCATGGTGATCCATCCGTCCTTCCTGGTACCAGTCACGCCACCCACCGGCGCGCCCGGCCTGCCGACCTTGAGCAGGCGCGAACGGCAGGTTCTGGCGCTCCTGGCCGAAGGTTGCGACGTCAAGACTTCGGCCAAACGGCTGAATGTCACGATCAGCACCTGTCGTGGATATGTGAAATCCGTTCTGTCGAAGCTGGACGCGCACACGCAGCTGGAAGCAGTGGCCGTGGCCAGGCGGATGCAACTGCTGGAACCGGCCCAGCCGGTTTAG
- a CDS encoding ATP-dependent DNA ligase produces the protein MSDRLPPELRPPLEVALARSVPIIPKPDALPGGCLFEPKWDGYRLLVCRDGADTFFQSRQGKDLTRYFPDLVAAAQEQLPPGCLVDGEAVIWSQDRLDFSLLQQRLNVSARSLSRQVQDKPAHFVAFDLLAVAGHDVRQEPLRDRRALLEELAKEWSGPLELSPVTADPEKAAGWFRDLPATGVEGLVIKGAGQSYDGGQRQWLKVKHRETLDVVCAAVIGPMAKPQAIVVGLPIDGELRIVGRSVPLKPAAAKLLGSRLQPPAGQHPWPQRVKSTAMDRFNATREETELTLIEPIVIEVSADTAWSGQSFRHPLRYLRYRPELDPDDVPPPPAALA, from the coding sequence GTGTCCGACCGCCTGCCGCCGGAGCTGCGGCCACCGCTGGAGGTGGCGTTGGCCCGTAGCGTCCCAATTATCCCCAAACCGGACGCCCTGCCGGGGGGATGCCTCTTTGAACCCAAATGGGACGGCTACCGGCTCCTTGTCTGCCGGGACGGTGCTGACACGTTCTTCCAGTCCCGCCAGGGCAAGGACCTCACCCGCTACTTCCCGGATCTCGTGGCAGCTGCTCAGGAGCAACTGCCGCCCGGCTGCCTGGTGGACGGTGAGGCGGTGATCTGGTCGCAGGACCGGCTGGACTTCTCGCTCCTGCAGCAGCGTCTGAATGTCTCCGCCCGCTCCTTGTCGCGTCAGGTGCAGGACAAGCCCGCGCACTTCGTCGCCTTCGATCTGCTCGCAGTGGCCGGTCATGACGTTCGGCAGGAGCCGCTGCGCGACCGCCGCGCGCTGCTCGAGGAACTGGCCAAGGAATGGTCCGGCCCGCTGGAGTTGTCGCCGGTAACTGCGGATCCGGAAAAAGCAGCCGGCTGGTTCCGGGATTTGCCGGCAACCGGCGTCGAAGGTCTGGTCATCAAAGGCGCCGGTCAAAGTTACGACGGCGGCCAGCGCCAATGGCTCAAGGTCAAGCACAGGGAAACCCTGGACGTCGTCTGCGCAGCCGTCATCGGCCCGATGGCCAAGCCGCAGGCAATCGTCGTTGGCCTCCCCATCGACGGTGAACTGCGGATAGTGGGGCGCTCTGTTCCGCTCAAGCCAGCGGCGGCCAAACTGCTGGGGTCGCGGCTCCAGCCACCGGCCGGCCAGCATCCATGGCCGCAACGCGTGAAATCCACCGCGATGGACCGGTTCAACGCCACCCGGGAAGAGACCGAGCTGACCCTCATCGAACCCATCGTTATCGAGGTCTCCGCCGATACGGCCTGGTCCGGACAGTCCTTCCGGCACCCCCTGCGCTACTTGCGTTACCGCCCGGAGTTGGACCCGGATGACGTCCCGCCGCCACCGGCCGCCCTGGCCTAG
- a CDS encoding universal stress protein produces MTILACFTDTPEGRTAVRRAVEEAGRLDSDVLIANIDTDRRELSLAELDIDPAAFSSGGRTVAVLPPSSVIHDAADLVLQTEQERKVALIVLGLRRRSRVGKLILGSHAQRILLDAGCPVLTVKAN; encoded by the coding sequence ATGACAATCCTCGCTTGCTTTACCGATACCCCTGAAGGCCGAACCGCCGTACGCCGCGCAGTCGAAGAAGCCGGACGGCTCGACTCCGATGTCTTGATCGCGAATATCGATACGGACAGGCGGGAGCTGTCGCTGGCGGAATTGGACATCGATCCGGCCGCGTTCAGCAGCGGGGGCCGTACGGTTGCCGTGTTGCCGCCGTCGTCGGTCATCCATGACGCAGCGGATCTGGTGCTGCAGACCGAGCAGGAGCGGAAGGTCGCCCTGATCGTCTTGGGCCTGCGCCGGCGTTCCCGAGTGGGAAAGCTCATCCTCGGCAGCCACGCTCAGCGGATCCTGCTCGACGCCGGCTGTCCGGTCCTCACCGTCAAGGCGAACTAA